The Aurantiacibacter arachoides genome window below encodes:
- a CDS encoding catalase has product MANEFELSEGGANHQKPKGDDDVMTTAQGAPIADDQNWLTAGPRGPQLLEDHIAREKIFHFDHERIPERVVHARGYGVHGHFELKKAIPQYSRARIFNETGVKVPTFTRFSTVAGNKGSPDLARDVRGFATKFYTQEGNWDLVGNNIPVFFIQDAIKFPDLVHAAKPAPDRGFPQAQTAHDNFWDFVSLSPESMHMIMWIMSDRTIPRSFRFMEGFGVHTFRLLNAQGESHFVKFHWKPKQGLQSVLWNEAVKINGADPDFHRRDMWDSIDAGDFPQWDLGIQVFDDAFAEEFEFDVLDSTKIIPEERVPVEIIGTLTLDANVDNFFAETEQVAFCTQNIVSGIDFSDDPLLQGRNFSYLDTQLKRLGGPNFTHIPINAPRCPVRHFQQDGHMAMTNPKGRVNYEPNSWGEGDGMEEDRGPRACPTRGFTSYEAPVDGRKVRYRSESFADHYSQARQFYKSQTPIEQTHMGNALTFELSKVERMDIRKRMVGHLRRIDEDLALVVADGLGLADMPDKVPAARETIEDLPESPALSILKNGPDSFAGRKLGIYIAEGGDAALVSALKQAAKDAGATVEIVAPHVAGAKLSDGEKMAADQKIDGAPSVLYDAVAIVMGADAAEKFALDKPSIDFVNDAFAHAKFIGYVAAAKPLLKGAGVAERMDDGFVELSDGSSATNFLKSCGKLRFWDREKVKQD; this is encoded by the coding sequence ATGGCGAACGAATTCGAACTGTCCGAGGGTGGCGCAAACCATCAGAAGCCGAAAGGCGATGATGACGTGATGACCACGGCGCAGGGCGCGCCGATTGCCGATGATCAAAACTGGCTGACCGCCGGGCCGCGCGGTCCACAGCTGTTGGAAGATCACATCGCTCGCGAGAAGATTTTCCACTTCGATCACGAGCGGATCCCCGAACGCGTGGTCCATGCGCGTGGGTACGGTGTGCATGGCCATTTCGAATTGAAAAAGGCCATTCCGCAGTATTCGCGCGCCCGCATTTTCAACGAAACGGGCGTGAAGGTCCCGACCTTCACCCGCTTTTCGACCGTTGCCGGCAACAAGGGTTCGCCCGATCTGGCGCGCGACGTGCGCGGCTTTGCCACCAAGTTCTATACTCAGGAAGGCAACTGGGATCTGGTTGGTAACAACATCCCGGTGTTCTTCATCCAGGACGCGATCAAGTTTCCCGATCTCGTCCATGCAGCCAAGCCGGCGCCCGACCGGGGCTTCCCGCAGGCACAGACTGCACATGACAACTTCTGGGATTTCGTCAGCCTGAGTCCGGAATCGATGCACATGATCATGTGGATTATGTCTGACCGCACGATCCCGCGCAGTTTCCGCTTTATGGAAGGCTTCGGAGTGCACACCTTCCGCCTGCTGAACGCGCAGGGGGAATCGCACTTCGTCAAGTTTCACTGGAAGCCGAAGCAGGGTCTGCAGTCGGTATTGTGGAACGAGGCGGTCAAGATCAACGGCGCCGACCCTGACTTCCATCGCCGCGACATGTGGGATTCGATCGATGCCGGCGACTTCCCGCAGTGGGATCTGGGTATCCAGGTGTTCGATGATGCCTTTGCCGAAGAGTTCGAATTTGACGTGCTCGATTCGACCAAGATCATCCCCGAGGAACGCGTGCCGGTCGAGATCATCGGCACATTGACCCTCGACGCCAACGTCGACAACTTCTTCGCCGAGACCGAACAGGTCGCCTTCTGCACCCAGAACATCGTGTCGGGTATCGATTTCAGCGACGATCCGCTGCTGCAGGGCCGCAATTTCTCGTACCTCGATACGCAGTTGAAGCGGTTGGGCGGCCCCAACTTCACGCACATCCCCATCAACGCGCCCCGCTGCCCCGTTCGCCACTTTCAGCAGGACGGTCACATGGCGATGACCAACCCGAAGGGACGCGTGAATTACGAGCCCAACAGCTGGGGCGAAGGCGATGGCATGGAGGAGGATCGCGGCCCGCGCGCTTGCCCCACCCGCGGCTTCACAAGTTACGAAGCGCCGGTGGACGGTCGCAAGGTCCGCTACCGGTCGGAAAGCTTTGCCGACCATTACAGCCAGGCGCGCCAGTTCTATAAGTCGCAGACCCCGATCGAGCAGACGCACATGGGCAATGCATTGACGTTCGAGTTGTCCAAGGTCGAACGCATGGACATTCGCAAGCGCATGGTGGGCCACCTACGCCGGATCGACGAGGATCTGGCACTGGTTGTCGCCGATGGCCTCGGCCTCGCCGACATGCCGGACAAGGTGCCAGCCGCGCGCGAGACGATCGAGGATCTGCCAGAAAGCCCGGCCCTGTCGATCCTCAAGAACGGCCCTGACAGTTTTGCCGGACGCAAACTGGGTATCTACATCGCCGAAGGCGGCGATGCGGCCCTGGTGAGCGCGCTCAAGCAGGCGGCCAAGGACGCTGGCGCCACGGTAGAGATCGTTGCCCCACACGTGGCGGGGGCCAAGCTTTCCGACGGCGAGAAAATGGCGGCCGACCAGAAGATCGATGGTGCGCCATCTGTTCTCTACGATGCCGTGGCCATCGTGATGGGTGCGGATGCGGCTGAAAAGTTCGCTTTGGACAAACCGTCGATCGACTTCGTCAACGATGCCTTCGCCCATGCCAAGTTCATTGGCTACGTCGCGGCCGCCAAGCCGCTCCTCAAGGGTGCTGGCGTGGCCGAGCGGATGGATGACGGGTTCGTCGAACTGTCTGACGGCTCGTCTGCCACGAACTTCCTCAAAAGCTGCGGCAAGCTTCGCTTCTGGGATCGTGAAAAAGTAAAACAGGACTGA
- the katG gene encoding catalase/peroxidase HPI — protein sequence MDAKTGSIEGGCPVPHGEAAARGLLGRTNKDWWPEMLATEILNPNGPSNPMGDDFDYAEAFNALDYNALKADLTALMTDSQPWWPADYGHYGPFFIRMAWHAAGTYRTADGRGGANSGQQRFAPLDSWPDNGNLDKARRLLWPIKQKYGQNISWADLFIIAGNVAIESMGGPVFGFGGGRPDVYEPERDIYWGSEDKWVNENVQTRIAPEHGMHELEGPLAAIQMGLIYVNPEGPGGNPDPLQSARDMRATFERMAMNSEETVALTAGGHTFGKAHGNGDPSTLGHAPAGGDLVAQGFGWVSGEEHGGIGEHTVTSGIEGSWVNTPTEWTENYFRLLLDYEYELVKSPAGAQQWQPINQKEEDMAPAAWDASKKVPTMMTTADMALKVDPEFREISERFRNDHEAFKDAFARAWFKLTHRDLGPKIRYLGPDVPAEDLIWQDPVPAGNNPSDSLVAEVKQKIADSGLTVSQLIKTAWASASTYRKSDFRGGANGARVALEPQKNWDVNEPEVIAKVVDTLNGLRGEMSLADAIVLGGVVALEKAGAGDVPFTGGRGDATQEMTDVESFEWMEPEADAFRNYMPKRLAVKCEELMLDRASLLGLSVPEMTVLIGGLRVLGANHGERGHGHFTNRSGELTNDFFVNLYDMTNVWSSVEDSNDEEYVATDRAEGHEKWRATRADLIFGSNSELRAVGEVYAQKGGEEKFRKDFVRAWTKVMNADRFDLHRG from the coding sequence ATGGACGCCAAGACCGGATCTATCGAAGGCGGCTGCCCCGTTCCCCACGGCGAAGCCGCTGCACGCGGGCTGCTCGGCCGCACCAACAAGGATTGGTGGCCGGAAATGCTGGCGACCGAAATCCTCAATCCCAACGGGCCATCGAACCCGATGGGCGACGATTTCGACTATGCCGAGGCGTTCAACGCGCTCGATTACAACGCGCTGAAGGCCGACCTGACCGCGCTGATGACCGACAGCCAGCCCTGGTGGCCGGCGGATTACGGCCATTACGGCCCGTTCTTCATCCGCATGGCCTGGCACGCGGCGGGCACCTATCGCACTGCGGACGGTCGCGGCGGCGCCAACAGCGGGCAGCAGCGCTTTGCCCCGCTCGACAGCTGGCCCGACAACGGCAACCTCGACAAGGCCCGCCGCCTGCTGTGGCCGATCAAGCAGAAGTACGGCCAGAACATCAGCTGGGCCGACCTTTTCATCATTGCCGGCAATGTCGCCATCGAATCGATGGGCGGCCCGGTGTTCGGCTTCGGCGGCGGTCGTCCCGACGTTTACGAGCCGGAACGCGACATCTACTGGGGCAGCGAGGACAAATGGGTCAACGAGAACGTGCAGACCCGCATCGCACCCGAGCACGGGATGCATGAACTGGAAGGCCCGCTCGCGGCGATCCAGATGGGCCTCATCTACGTCAATCCCGAGGGCCCGGGCGGCAACCCCGATCCGCTGCAGTCCGCGCGGGACATGCGCGCCACGTTCGAACGCATGGCGATGAACTCCGAGGAAACCGTCGCGCTGACCGCCGGCGGCCACACCTTCGGCAAGGCGCACGGCAACGGCGATCCCTCCACGCTCGGCCATGCCCCGGCAGGCGGCGATCTCGTCGCGCAGGGCTTTGGCTGGGTATCGGGTGAGGAGCACGGCGGCATCGGCGAGCACACCGTCACCAGCGGCATCGAGGGCTCGTGGGTCAACACTCCCACCGAGTGGACCGAGAACTACTTCCGTCTGCTGCTCGATTACGAGTACGAACTGGTGAAGTCGCCGGCCGGTGCCCAGCAGTGGCAGCCGATCAACCAGAAGGAAGAGGACATGGCGCCCGCCGCCTGGGACGCGTCGAAGAAGGTGCCGACGATGATGACCACCGCCGACATGGCGCTGAAGGTCGATCCCGAGTTCCGCGAAATCTCCGAGCGTTTCCGCAACGATCACGAGGCGTTCAAGGATGCCTTTGCCCGCGCATGGTTCAAGCTGACGCACCGCGATCTTGGCCCGAAGATCCGCTATCTCGGCCCCGACGTGCCTGCCGAGGACCTGATCTGGCAGGATCCGGTGCCCGCCGGAAACAACCCGTCGGACAGCCTGGTTGCCGAGGTGAAGCAGAAGATCGCCGATAGCGGACTGACCGTCAGCCAGCTGATCAAGACGGCCTGGGCCTCTGCCAGCACCTATCGCAAGTCCGATTTCCGCGGCGGTGCCAACGGTGCGCGCGTGGCGCTCGAACCGCAGAAGAACTGGGACGTCAACGAACCCGAGGTGATCGCCAAGGTCGTCGATACGCTGAACGGTCTTCGCGGCGAGATGAGCCTTGCCGATGCCATCGTGCTCGGCGGCGTTGTTGCCCTGGAAAAGGCCGGTGCGGGCGACGTACCGTTCACCGGCGGCCGCGGCGACGCGACGCAGGAGATGACCGATGTCGAGAGCTTCGAGTGGATGGAACCGGAAGCCGACGCCTTCCGCAACTACATGCCCAAGCGTCTGGCGGTGAAGTGCGAGGAGCTGATGCTCGACCGTGCCAGCCTGCTCGGCCTCTCGGTGCCCGAGATGACGGTGCTGATCGGTGGCCTCCGCGTGCTCGGCGCCAACCACGGTGAACGGGGCCACGGCCACTTCACCAACCGCTCTGGCGAACTGACCAACGACTTCTTCGTGAACCTCTACGACATGACCAACGTGTGGTCGTCGGTGGAGGATAGCAACGACGAGGAATACGTGGCGACCGACCGTGCCGAGGGTCACGAGAAGTGGCGTGCAACCCGCGCCGACCTCATCTTCGGCTCGAACTCGGAACTGCGCGCCGTCGGCGAGGTTTACGCCCAGAAGGGTGGCGAGGAGAAGTTCCGCAAGGACTTCGTCCGCGCCTGGACCAAGGTGATGAACGCCGATCGCTTCGACCTTCACCGGGGCTGA
- the aroC gene encoding chorismate synthase: MSWNTFGRIFRFTTWGESHGPALGVVVDGCPPGLALAEADIQPFLDARKPGQNRYTTQRREADEVQILSGVFEGKTTGTPISLMIANTDQRSKDYADVAKAYRPGHADYAYDAKYGFRDYRGGGRSSARETAARVAAGAIARLVIPEVAITGYVEAIGGDAIDPARFDAGAIRNNPFWCPDADAAVRWEALVDAARKAGSSLGAVVGCRATGVPAGWGAPLYAKLDAELAAAMMSINAVKGVEIGDGFAAAANSGEDNADAMRPDGAGGVRFAANHAGGIAGGISTGQPVTCRVAFKPTSSILTPVETIDREGNAAEIVTKGRHDPCVGIRGTPVVEAMMALVLADQKLLHHAQCG, from the coding sequence ATGAGCTGGAACACCTTTGGACGCATATTCCGCTTCACCACCTGGGGGGAAAGCCACGGACCCGCGCTGGGCGTGGTGGTCGACGGCTGCCCGCCGGGCCTTGCCCTGGCGGAGGCGGACATCCAGCCCTTTCTCGACGCGCGCAAGCCCGGCCAGAACCGCTATACCACGCAGCGGCGCGAGGCGGACGAGGTGCAGATCCTCTCCGGCGTGTTCGAGGGGAAGACCACCGGCACGCCCATCAGCCTGATGATCGCTAATACAGACCAGCGCAGCAAGGATTATGCGGACGTCGCCAAGGCCTATCGCCCCGGTCACGCCGACTACGCCTACGATGCCAAGTACGGGTTTCGCGACTATCGCGGCGGCGGGCGCAGTTCCGCGCGCGAAACCGCCGCACGGGTGGCGGCCGGCGCGATCGCGCGGCTCGTCATACCCGAGGTGGCGATCACCGGATACGTGGAGGCGATCGGCGGCGATGCCATCGATCCGGCCCGCTTCGATGCAGGCGCGATCCGCAACAACCCGTTCTGGTGCCCCGATGCGGATGCCGCGGTGCGCTGGGAGGCACTCGTCGACGCGGCGCGCAAGGCCGGGTCGTCGCTTGGCGCGGTGGTCGGCTGCCGGGCGACGGGCGTTCCTGCGGGCTGGGGTGCGCCGCTCTACGCCAAGCTCGATGCCGAACTCGCCGCCGCGATGATGAGCATCAACGCGGTCAAGGGTGTGGAGATCGGCGACGGTTTTGCAGCCGCTGCGAACTCGGGCGAAGACAATGCCGATGCCATGCGCCCCGATGGCGCGGGCGGCGTGCGGTTCGCGGCGAACCACGCAGGCGGCATCGCGGGCGGCATCAGCACGGGCCAGCCGGTCACCTGCCGCGTCGCCTTCAAGCCGACAAGTTCGATCCTGACTCCCGTCGAGACGATCGACCGGGAGGGGAACGCCGCCGAAATCGTCACGAAAGGCCGTCACGACCCCTGCGTCGGCATTCGCGGCACGCCCGTGGTGGAGGCGATGATGGCGCTGGTGCTGGCCGATCAGAAGCTGCTCCACCACGCCCAGTGCGGATGA
- the ruvA gene encoding Holliday junction branch migration protein RuvA has product MIAKLTGTLDETGADWAVIAVGGVGYLVHCSARTLAALSAMGPERGGQCTVFTDLQVSENDMRLLGFADGGERDWFRLLTGVQGVGSKVALAILSALSAGELRDACAAGDAASVARAQGVGPKLAGRIVNELKDKEGGMPGGSGLAMGIAVSHAGGASADAVSALQNLGFKPAVAAQAVARAQEELGEGAGEGDLIRVALRRAAG; this is encoded by the coding sequence ATGATCGCGAAACTGACAGGCACCCTGGACGAGACCGGCGCGGACTGGGCGGTTATTGCCGTGGGCGGGGTGGGCTACCTCGTCCACTGTTCCGCCCGCACGCTGGCCGCGCTGAGTGCAATGGGGCCAGAACGGGGCGGCCAGTGCACCGTCTTCACCGACTTGCAGGTGAGCGAGAACGACATGCGCCTGCTCGGCTTCGCGGACGGCGGGGAGCGCGACTGGTTCCGCCTGCTGACAGGCGTGCAGGGCGTGGGATCGAAGGTGGCGCTCGCCATCCTCTCGGCGCTGTCGGCAGGCGAACTGCGCGATGCCTGCGCCGCAGGCGATGCCGCCAGCGTGGCGCGGGCGCAGGGCGTGGGGCCGAAGCTGGCCGGGCGCATCGTCAACGAGCTGAAGGACAAGGAGGGCGGTATGCCCGGCGGCAGTGGACTGGCGATGGGCATCGCGGTGAGCCACGCGGGCGGCGCGAGCGCCGATGCCGTCAGCGCGCTGCAGAACCTCGGCTTCAAGCCCGCCGTCGCGGCGCAGGCCGTTGCGCGCGCGCAGGAGGAACTGGGCGAAGGCGCAGGCGAGGGCGACTTGATCCGCGTGGCGCTGCGGAGGGCGGCGGGGTGA
- a CDS encoding GIY-YIG nuclease family protein, whose product MRQERQPCVYILVNGAYGTLYIGVTSDLIARVWQHRTDAVPGFTSRYRVKTLVRYELLATMDEAIAREKQLKRWHRRWKINLIESDNPDWHDLAPGLGLPPLAPHQMRDGS is encoded by the coding sequence ATGCGGCAAGAACGCCAACCCTGCGTCTACATTCTTGTCAATGGGGCTTACGGCACGCTGTATATCGGGGTCACCAGCGATCTGATCGCGCGCGTCTGGCAGCACCGCACGGACGCGGTGCCCGGCTTCACCAGCCGCTATCGCGTAAAGACCCTGGTGCGATACGAACTGCTCGCCACGATGGATGAGGCCATCGCGCGCGAGAAGCAATTGAAGCGTTGGCACCGGCGGTGGAAGATCAACCTGATCGAAAGCGATAATCCCGATTGGCACGACCTGGCTCCGGGCCTCGGCCTTCCGCCGCTGGCGCCGCACCAAATGCGCGATGGATCCTGA
- the ruvB gene encoding Holliday junction branch migration DNA helicase RuvB — protein MTDQPIHTPQRQPDDPDAALRPKSLTEFIGQEAARDNLRVFVEAARARGEAMDHVLFFGPPGLGKTTLAQIVAKELGVGFRATSGPVIAKAGDLAALLTNLEPNDVLFIDEIHRLNPVVEEVLYPAMEDRALDIIIGEGPSARSVRIDLPPFTLVGATTRQGLLTTPLRDRFGIPVRLIFYTEAELTEVVTRGARLLGVAMAAEGAREIARRSRGTPRVAGRLLRRVRDFAQVRAAGEVTAEVADEALTRLEIDALGLDAMDRRYLTMIADIYKGGPVGVETLAAGLAEPRDTVEEVIEPFLIQLGLVARTARGRCLNDAAWSHLGLPHPNGSQTGLFDSGK, from the coding sequence GTGACCGACCAGCCCATCCACACCCCCCAGCGCCAGCCGGACGACCCGGACGCCGCGCTGCGTCCGAAGTCGCTGACCGAGTTCATCGGCCAGGAGGCGGCGCGCGATAACCTGCGCGTGTTCGTGGAGGCCGCCCGCGCGCGGGGCGAGGCGATGGACCATGTCCTGTTCTTCGGACCGCCGGGGCTGGGCAAGACCACGCTGGCGCAGATCGTTGCCAAGGAACTGGGCGTCGGTTTCCGCGCCACCAGCGGGCCGGTCATCGCCAAGGCGGGCGACCTTGCCGCCCTGCTCACCAATCTCGAGCCGAACGACGTGCTCTTCATCGACGAAATTCACCGCCTCAATCCCGTGGTCGAGGAGGTGCTCTACCCGGCGATGGAGGATCGCGCGCTCGACATCATCATCGGGGAGGGTCCGAGCGCGCGCAGCGTGCGGATCGACCTGCCACCCTTCACGCTGGTCGGCGCTACCACGCGGCAGGGGCTGCTGACCACGCCGCTGCGCGACCGCTTCGGCATCCCGGTGCGGCTGATCTTCTATACCGAGGCGGAGCTGACCGAGGTCGTCACGCGCGGTGCGCGGCTGCTGGGCGTGGCCATGGCGGCGGAGGGCGCGCGCGAGATCGCCCGCCGCAGCCGGGGGACGCCGCGCGTCGCCGGACGATTGCTGCGCCGGGTGCGGGATTTCGCCCAGGTCCGCGCCGCAGGCGAGGTGACAGCCGAGGTGGCCGACGAGGCGCTGACCCGGCTGGAGATCGACGCGCTGGGCCTCGATGCGATGGATCGGCGTTATCTCACCATGATCGCCGACATCTACAAGGGCGGCCCGGTCGGCGTGGAAACGCTCGCCGCCGGCCTAGCCGAGCCGCGCGACACGGTGGAGGAGGTGATCGAACCTTTCCTCATCCAGCTTGGCCTTGTCGCCCGCACCGCGCGCGGGCGCTGCCTCAACGACGCGGCATGGAGCCACCTTGGCCTGCCGCATCCGAACGGGAGCCAGACGGGCCTGTTCGATTCGGGCAAGTGA
- a CDS encoding PEP-CTERM sorting domain-containing protein (PEP-CTERM proteins occur, often in large numbers, in the proteomes of bacteria that also encode an exosortase, a predicted intramembrane cysteine proteinase. The presence of a PEP-CTERM domain at a protein's C-terminus predicts cleavage within the sorting domain, followed by covalent anchoring to some some component of the (usually Gram-negative) cell surface. Many PEP-CTERM proteins exhibit an unusual sequence composition that includes large numbers of potential glycosylation sites. Expression of one such protein has been shown restore the ability of a bacterium to form floc, a type of biofilm.), which yields MSVRMAIAKLSIAAAGGAIIGGGAVHVAEPQTSQVRYKSDKDDAQVALIDDKTEGTARRAIPPRPREQLRARRTIERECCEETEEYALAGVPLPLPPLPAAPVRGGGGGQPIVVGGTGGFGGGFGGGFFGGFFGGGGASAGATAAVDLSTTTTTTSSGTPGATSGDIIIDIDNQNSTTTSSGTITSSTGEVSVSTSTGAVSTSTGQVSTSTGSVTSSTGEVSVSSTTTSGNVTSSGDINQNQEQNQGQQQQQGQQQSSTTSTSTSTSGDVSTSTSTSTSTSSSTSTSSSTSSSTSGDLPPPVHPPTSTGDIPPTEVPAPGMLLLFGAGAGAVFLRRRRKGGEAQLAAA from the coding sequence ATGTCCGTACGCATGGCCATCGCCAAACTGAGCATCGCCGCCGCCGGCGGGGCGATCATCGGCGGGGGCGCGGTCCACGTGGCCGAGCCGCAGACCTCGCAGGTCCGCTACAAGTCCGACAAGGACGATGCGCAGGTCGCCCTGATCGACGACAAGACCGAAGGCACTGCGCGCCGGGCCATTCCGCCGCGGCCACGCGAGCAGCTTCGCGCCCGCCGCACGATCGAGCGCGAGTGTTGCGAGGAAACGGAAGAATACGCGCTGGCCGGCGTGCCCTTGCCGCTTCCGCCCCTGCCCGCCGCACCGGTGCGCGGTGGCGGCGGCGGCCAGCCGATCGTGGTTGGCGGCACCGGCGGCTTCGGTGGCGGCTTTGGCGGCGGGTTCTTCGGTGGCTTCTTCGGCGGCGGCGGGGCGAGCGCCGGGGCGACGGCGGCGGTGGACCTGAGCACCACCACGACCACCACATCCAGCGGAACGCCGGGCGCCACCAGCGGCGATATCATCATCGACATCGACAACCAGAACTCGACGACCACCAGTTCGGGCACCATCACCAGTTCGACGGGCGAAGTGTCCGTTTCCACCAGCACCGGGGCGGTCTCGACGTCTACCGGGCAGGTTTCCACCAGCACCGGATCGGTGACCAGCTCCACGGGCGAGGTCTCGGTATCGAGCACCACGACCTCGGGGAACGTGACCAGTTCGGGCGACATCAACCAGAACCAGGAACAGAACCAGGGCCAGCAGCAGCAGCAGGGCCAGCAGCAGTCGAGCACGACCTCGACCTCGACGTCCACATCGGGCGATGTCAGCACCTCGACCAGCACCAGCACGTCGACCAGTTCCAGCACCTCCACGTCGAGCTCGACCAGTTCGTCGACTTCGGGCGACCTGCCTCCGCCGGTTCATCCGCCCACCAGCACGGGCGACATCCCGCCGACGGAGGTTCCCGCGCCGGGTATGCTCCTGCTGTTCGGTGCGGGCGCGGGTGCGGTGTTCCTGCGGCGCCGCCGCAAGGGTGGCGAGGCACAGCTGGCCGCCGCCTAG